Proteins from a single region of Haloarcula laminariae:
- a CDS encoding DUF4112 domain-containing protein, with the protein MARNPSLDSELTAAEAATLDRVHTVTRLLDEAVRIPGTDFRIGLDPLLSILPVAGDAVGAALSLYPIAEAYRLGTPKRTLAAMLGLVTIDAVVGSVPVLGSVFDAFWKANRWNYRLLERHLGG; encoded by the coding sequence ATGGCGCGGAACCCATCGCTCGACTCGGAGCTGACGGCGGCCGAAGCGGCGACGCTGGACCGGGTCCACACTGTGACGCGGCTGCTCGACGAAGCGGTCCGAATCCCCGGGACCGACTTCCGTATCGGTCTGGACCCGCTCTTGAGCATCCTGCCGGTCGCGGGAGACGCCGTCGGCGCGGCCCTCTCGCTGTATCCGATAGCGGAGGCCTATCGGCTGGGGACGCCAAAGCGCACGCTCGCCGCGATGCTGGGGCTGGTCACGATAGACGCCGTCGTCGGCTCCGTTCCGGTCCTCGGGTCGGTGTTCGACGCCTTCTGGAAAGCCAACCGGTGGAACTACCGGCTCCTCGAACGCCACCTCGGCGGCTAG
- a CDS encoding DUF7510 family protein yields the protein MSESSGTDDTTLDSVGFDMDIGNGRTEIRVTGDRDTAVIVRSESGEKIYLPPEDFDREPDGSAYDSPYEPRSGAQESPYSTHPDASSVTGMEPTAGGYFIVHPEPVTDVRFLR from the coding sequence ATGAGCGAGAGTTCGGGGACCGACGACACGACGCTCGACTCGGTCGGTTTCGACATGGACATCGGTAACGGGCGAACCGAAATCCGGGTCACGGGCGACCGCGACACGGCGGTCATCGTCCGGTCGGAGTCGGGGGAGAAGATATACCTCCCGCCGGAGGACTTTGACCGCGAACCCGACGGTAGCGCCTACGATAGCCCCTACGAGCCCCGAAGCGGCGCCCAGGAGAGCCCGTACTCGACCCATCCCGACGCCTCGTCCGTCACCGGAATGGAACCGACGGCAGGCGGCTACTTCATCGTCCATCCGGAGCCGGTAACCGACGTTCGCTTTCTCCGCTAG
- a CDS encoding glycosyltransferase family 4 protein, which yields MPPKVLMLGWGFPPNITGGLDTVVGELYEQLEPRDDVQFELVLPDEYAPEDRPGIHGVPTGQGDIITRIGRLAGDFADIAADFDIIHTNDWFGYNPGTRAASTTDIEWVTSFHSLSQDRNVNPPEREVQTEQRVANRSDHLIAVSEFTRRRIREFYDADARVIYNGFSSVEPTGKDIKAELGIDGKMLFFVGRHTDQKGLSYLLYGLSKLRRDDLTLVLGGTGHLTDQLRRFTELLGIDDEVIFAGYLAQEELGDYYASADLFVSPSLAEPFGITIVESLSVGTRVVACESGAAELLPDDCVIEVEPDSDSIADGIEHALSLDTPIEYEERTWEDVADEHVAFYKEITE from the coding sequence ATGCCACCGAAAGTTTTGATGCTCGGCTGGGGGTTTCCACCGAATATCACAGGCGGGCTCGATACGGTCGTAGGGGAGCTGTACGAACAGCTCGAACCGCGTGACGACGTACAGTTCGAGCTGGTGTTACCGGACGAGTACGCCCCCGAGGACAGGCCGGGTATCCACGGTGTCCCGACGGGCCAGGGCGACATCATCACGCGTATCGGTCGGCTGGCGGGCGATTTCGCCGATATCGCCGCCGACTTCGACATCATCCACACGAACGACTGGTTCGGATACAATCCCGGGACGCGGGCCGCCTCGACGACGGACATCGAGTGGGTCACCTCCTTTCACTCCCTCTCCCAGGACCGGAACGTAAACCCGCCGGAGCGGGAGGTCCAGACCGAACAGCGCGTGGCCAACCGGTCGGACCACCTCATCGCCGTCAGCGAGTTTACCCGACGCCGTATCCGGGAGTTCTACGACGCCGACGCACGGGTCATCTACAACGGTTTCTCGTCCGTCGAGCCGACCGGGAAGGACATCAAAGCCGAACTCGGCATCGACGGGAAGATGCTCTTTTTCGTGGGCCGACACACCGACCAGAAGGGGCTGTCGTACCTCCTCTATGGGCTCTCGAAGCTCCGCCGTGACGACCTGACGCTCGTACTGGGCGGGACCGGCCACCTGACCGACCAGCTCAGGCGGTTCACCGAACTGCTCGGCATCGACGACGAGGTCATCTTCGCCGGGTACCTCGCACAGGAGGAGCTCGGGGACTACTACGCCAGCGCCGACCTGTTCGTCTCGCCCTCGCTCGCCGAGCCCTTCGGTATCACCATCGTCGAGTCGCTGTCAGTCGGGACCCGCGTCGTCGCCTGCGAGAGCGGCGCCGCGGAACTGCTTCCGGACGACTGTGTAATCGAAGTCGAACCCGACTCCGACTCCATCGCCGACGGCATCGAGCACGCGCTCTCCCTCGATACGCCCATCGAGTACGAGGAGCGGACCTGGGAGGACGTCGCCGACGAACACGTGGCGTTCTACAAGGAAATAACCGAGTAG
- the malQ gene encoding 4-alpha-glucanotransferase: MRFERQSGVFLHLTSLPGPHGVGDLGAGAREFIDFLAAADQSLWQFCPLGPTSGAHGNSPYQAYSAFAGNPILVDLRDLADRGYLDEGDLDPPDAASRHEVRYDRITEFKESKLRSAYERFDADPNGDDRDVFEAFCAAQSEWLDDYALFISLKAEFDGRLWTEWPEEIVTRDPDALEDRREQLADEIRYHKFVQWVFDEQWQAMADYAADHGVKLVGDLPIYVALDSADVWSAPDVFRLDENNQPTEVAGVPPNPGDDGQRWGNPVYDWDTCRDNDFAWWRRRFDRLFEQVDIARIDHFKGFDEFWAIPAEADSPAAGQWREGPGREFFDRMRDHLGELPFLVEDLGFLDERIASLRDHYDFPGMRVPQYADWCEQGHMYQPMHYPEQSVGYTSTHDTDTVVGYWRELGDRQRDCLKHNLGADGEGIEWDIIEAVWNSNAVIAMTTMQDLLGLDSEARFNTPGTATGNWRWRVTTDGFDDDIATELMLVTDRTIR, from the coding sequence ATGCGTTTCGAACGACAAAGTGGTGTATTTCTCCATCTCACGTCGCTCCCCGGCCCCCATGGCGTCGGCGACCTCGGCGCCGGCGCCCGGGAGTTCATCGACTTCCTCGCGGCGGCCGACCAATCGCTGTGGCAGTTCTGTCCCCTGGGTCCGACCTCGGGCGCCCACGGCAACTCCCCGTATCAGGCGTACTCGGCCTTCGCCGGGAACCCGATTCTGGTCGACCTCCGGGACCTCGCCGACCGCGGTTATCTCGACGAGGGCGACCTCGACCCGCCGGACGCGGCTTCCCGCCACGAGGTCCGGTACGACCGCATCACCGAGTTCAAGGAGTCGAAACTCCGCTCGGCCTACGAGCGCTTCGATGCCGACCCGAACGGCGACGACAGGGACGTCTTCGAGGCCTTCTGTGCGGCACAGTCGGAGTGGCTCGACGACTACGCGCTGTTTATCTCGCTGAAAGCCGAGTTCGACGGTCGACTCTGGACCGAGTGGCCCGAAGAAATCGTCACCCGCGACCCCGACGCGCTTGAGGACCGCCGCGAGCAACTCGCCGACGAGATACGGTACCACAAGTTCGTCCAGTGGGTGTTCGACGAGCAGTGGCAGGCCATGGCCGACTACGCCGCGGACCACGGCGTCAAACTGGTCGGGGACCTTCCCATCTACGTGGCGCTCGACTCGGCGGACGTCTGGTCTGCGCCCGACGTCTTCCGGCTCGACGAGAACAACCAGCCCACCGAGGTCGCCGGCGTGCCGCCCAACCCGGGCGACGACGGCCAGCGCTGGGGCAACCCCGTCTACGACTGGGACACCTGCAGGGACAACGACTTCGCGTGGTGGCGCCGGCGGTTCGACCGCCTCTTCGAGCAGGTCGACATCGCACGTATCGACCACTTCAAGGGGTTCGACGAGTTCTGGGCCATCCCCGCCGAGGCCGACAGCCCCGCCGCCGGGCAGTGGCGCGAGGGGCCGGGTCGGGAGTTCTTCGACCGGATGCGCGACCACCTCGGGGAACTGCCCTTCCTCGTCGAGGACCTGGGCTTTCTCGACGAGCGCATCGCGTCGCTGCGTGACCACTACGACTTCCCGGGGATGCGCGTCCCGCAGTACGCCGACTGGTGCGAGCAGGGCCACATGTACCAGCCGATGCACTACCCCGAGCAGTCGGTGGGGTACACGAGCACGCACGACACCGACACCGTCGTCGGTTACTGGCGCGAACTCGGCGACCGCCAGCGGGACTGTCTCAAGCACAACCTCGGGGCCGACGGGGAGGGCATCGAGTGGGACATCATCGAGGCCGTCTGGAACTCGAACGCTGTCATCGCGATGACGACGATGCAGGACCTCCTGGGGCTCGACAGCGAGGCCCGCTTCAACACCCCGGGCACGGCCACCGGCAACTGGCGCTGGCGGGTCACCACGGACGGGTTCGACGACGACATCGCTACCGAGCTGATGTTGGTTACCGACCGGACGATTCGGTAA
- a CDS encoding type II toxin-antitoxin system VapC family toxin yields MILLDNNIVRKYARPDPDEAVLDYLSAHRSEPWGISALVLYEFLSYYESQSKQRARRHQLTQAVDDVLPFDADTAAEAASMETSLDDAGISLDGVDLLIAATARQHQATLATADRNDFDKGPVRELLDIDIVDAY; encoded by the coding sequence ATGATTCTCCTCGACAACAACATCGTCCGAAAGTACGCGCGCCCGGACCCGGATGAAGCCGTTCTCGACTATCTCTCGGCCCACCGGAGTGAACCGTGGGGCATCTCGGCGCTGGTCCTCTACGAATTCCTGAGCTACTACGAGAGCCAGTCAAAACAGCGCGCCCGGCGCCACCAGCTGACCCAGGCCGTCGACGACGTGCTCCCGTTCGATGCCGACACCGCGGCGGAGGCGGCCAGCATGGAAACCTCGCTCGATGACGCCGGTATCTCACTCGACGGTGTCGACCTCCTCATCGCCGCAACGGCACGCCAGCACCAGGCGACGTTGGCGACCGCGGACAGGAACGATTTCGACAAGGGCCCGGTTCGCGAGCTCCTGGATATCGACATCGTCGACGCGTATTGA
- a CDS encoding DUF7557 family protein — MSSSIRISEETKAKLEAVKREGETFDELLDRLAITRTEEDVREMAGFAEEGVEEHMKQRREELNESFESRPSGVE, encoded by the coding sequence ATGAGTTCGTCAATTCGCATCTCCGAGGAGACGAAAGCCAAACTCGAAGCGGTGAAGCGCGAAGGGGAGACGTTCGACGAACTGCTCGACCGGCTCGCAATCACCCGGACTGAGGAGGACGTGCGTGAGATGGCCGGATTCGCCGAGGAGGGCGTCGAGGAGCACATGAAACAGAGACGCGAGGAGCTCAACGAGTCGTTCGAATCCCGGCCATCGGGCGTGGAATGA